ATATTCATTAAActcattaaataaatattgtaaCCTTGTTATGTAACgttaaattaaaatgaaatcaaGTATTAGAGCGAcaaattttacattaaatttcaaataaatttttataatatattatcttACAAATACTTATGTGGtacccaaaataaaataaaattaaaatcaaccaTTAAAAATGCTCTAAGTATTTTAGTTTCTCAATCTGAGCTGCGAAATTAGGAGATAATACACAATAATAtaatccttcttcttctttttttttttagctaaACCAGAAAATAATCAttggatttaaataaaaaaccctgtccataaattctaaatttcaaaataatttacGAGTTATTAGGTGAGCTAATTCTTTTGCGTTTAAGATAACGAAGTGTAACTATAGTGAATTATTGGGAGCGAGTTGGCATAACCTTTATTTTAAGGATACATCATAATTCACCctaataaaaaagttaattagttaattaaaatctatatatttttttcttccatttGTTAAATCATATTGTTACTCGACTGATGTAATTTTGGTGATCAATGAGGCAAAGTGGATTATGATCTGGAAAAAGTCGAGAAAGGCTATCgaaaaagaattcaaagacAAAGTTTGATTTATAGAATTGGGCGCGAACAGTTATTTGACAAACTATTGAACGAATAATGTGTCGCTAAATGATTGGATCTATTTGGTCTATAAATTGATGGAATATAAATGAGTAAAAGGTTGGAAATTCTCTTCAAAAGCACACTTTATATTCGAGTGACTTTTTTAGATGTTATTTTgagtgagttttttttttttttactttatcaaaattttcattttatttgaaacttcgaaattttataaaaaatattttcatttgatGTTCATGACACTTTGAAATTctgaaaagtattttttatgttaaatttatttaagtaaagtcagtttatttaatttctttatctttgcagagtttttttttctttatcattgacaaaataaaaattttgatgcacatAAAACTAGTAttcgttaaaaaaaaaaagttttgctcttaaatattaaatttcaaaCCACTTGAATTATTTGCCATTGTTAAAGTcatcactattttttattacttaaaaTTTGCATAACACATACATACAGAGCATAAAAAGACCAATATTGTTTTATTAATCTGTTAAACATATTATTAGACACATTTATTTGGAGCATATATGCCTAACACACATACCTTTGCTCCCCAGAAATCATTCTCAGTAGTGTGTAACCAACTTGATTAGTAGTGGACTATATTATACTTATTAATGCTACATTAAAAGAATTCCTACATCAATCAAGACTTGAATATGAGCACCAAGTTGCAGAATAATGAGTAATTAAGCTAATTAATTCTATTGGTTCCCAGTAAACTATACAAAATTATGAAAAAGAAGGTTCCTATGCAAACCATTACAAAGTTCATAATGTCTATTGCGAAAAGTAACGGCcctttaattattaatattatataaaaataattatatgtaagtttttatcttattttattgattattccTAATATCTCAACCCATATAACAGAGCATATATATGTCATTTGGAATCTCAAACATAAAAAGGTAAATAAATAAAggcaaaattatataattaggtagcgtttgttttgaagtattgagatagaaattgaaattcagtattatgtttgttggtttagagattagtactaaaatttttgtccAGTATTTTAGTAGCTCCAAAAAGTGAGAATACaagagactaaaatttttatagatAGAAACTGAAACTTTAacaacattttatacctaaaatatccttattttcattaattaattctaattttattttttttgtgtaaactaaattagagtttcattattgttgtaatttctttctctcactttgtacaaaaaaatactaaaatttatttcaatttctatcTCTTAGTCATTGTctctcaatttcaatttttccgTCTCTATCTCTCCACAAAATGCTACCTTGTGGTATACGCTAATGCATATGAATATTATAAGTGTGCGTGATCGAACCGTATTTCTCTGATTCAAATAATTGttcatttatttaaaattattatcatattaAATGATTGTTTATATATAAGCAAATAAGTTAATTTTTTCCCTCTAAATTTACCTCAATTcaatagtatatataggagattATTAAGTCATGCGACTATGAGCCCGTTTAGGAAGTAGCAGAAGCTATTTTTTCTGacttttaaattatgaaaagtcacTTTATGCGTGTTTGgtactattttaaaaataacttttaactttttaaaaagttaattcaAAGCTTTTTGAAGAAGTGAAAATATATGACTTCTCTTCCTCGAGAAGTCATTCTATTATTTCCGTAAAAAAATCacctcaaaacaaaaaaaaatctactttcATTATTGCCTTTgtaaaaaaatactagaaataCTGGTTTCCCATCACTATTTTCATCTAAGGTTCCATCTGCTAGAAGTATTGGTCTTCTACCATCATTTTCACGTAATGATTTATTTGCTAAAAATATTGACCATCCACCACCATTTTAAAACAATGTACCATCTGAACCACCTGTTGCATAtattctttccatttttttttatcattttatcactctatttttattattaaatatgtatttaatattGTGTGTAGTATAAAAtctcagttttaattttcttttatgtgattttatttttatatagctgCTATTATTATTGTGCTATTATAAAGAATTAATTGTctaaacaaatataattttagtaattaggTTATagaaaatcaatatttaatattaaaaagtatttGTTATCATCGTTGTTTTAATATCcattttttgtgaaaaaaaattgtattttttgagttatttatccaaacgctacaactttaaaataagtatttctataactaaaaatccaaacacaaaataacttatttataagttgctattaataaaaatccTTCTGtgttaataaagaattaatgtTAGGGTTcaatacttttaataaaaaagaaaaattaattagtgttgactcaaatataaaataattacatgAAAGAATATCAATAACCTAACATTTCTTATATTGAATGTGAataaagattattattattaatattctcATATGATCTTAATACTCATGTATTTAATCTTTGCATCTCAATTAATATATCTAGCAGTGATGACATGAATTTTTTTTCAGACAAACTAAGCTATCATTTTTAGATggcatatatataatagaaagaaaaatgcttgatcatcataatttattatttttgttattatttagttattaatttaatttctttagttaaataatttaacagcatactaataataaaaaaataataaattttgataaaaaatattaataacatTCATCTAACAGAAAATAATATAGCACGTATAACATGTATGTGTAATGTGAATATAATAAAAGgtgagaaaatttaaaaaattgatatttttattaaaatttggttagtacttaatcaataaaaaaaagtaattttatataattttatactactaaaaatattaataataactagtTGATaattacaaatcacaaaatttattaACCTCCGACATTTTTCATAGAAGATAATGGCATAAACATATGTGTTTAGATGGAAGAAAATGTAATTAAGAGCGTTATAGAGTGATGATAATTAGTAATTGGATCTCGCTAATTAATTTTGGGTTCAACAATGATGGAACTCTTGATTTTTGGATCTAACGCTTTAATACCATATCATGATACTACTTATCCCAAAAGCTTCagctgataaaaaaaaataaccctaatagttatatctctaatacgtTATAAATTTCTATTATACACATTGAATAAATATCCTCATACTTTTCCTTGGTAATTAGAAattagaagagaagaaagagagcaATGCAAGAAGGGACCCATGCGATGTGTTGTCAGAAGAGAGGGGAAGTTATATCCATGATGTGTTCTACGAAACACTGCACATTTGTAATTTCTAATAACCACTACATACATACAGTAGCCATGTCCTCCACTGAACAGCCCCAGCCGCAGCCGCTGAGCCGCTACGAGTCTCAGAAGCGGCGAGACTGGAACACGTTCGGCCAATACCTGAAGAACCAGTCACCTCCTGTCTCACTCTCTCACTGCAACTACAACCACGTTCTCGACTTCCTCCGCTACCTCGACCAGTTCGGCAAAACCAAAGTTCACCTACACGCTTGCATCTTCTTCGGCCACCCCTCTCCTCCCGCTCCTTGCGCCTGCCCCCTCCGCCAGGCTTGGGGCAGCCTCGACGCCCTCATCGGACGCCTCCGCGCTGCCTACGAGGAGCACGGCGGATCCCCTGACACTAACCCCTTCGGAGGCGGAGCCATCCGCCTCTACCTGCGTGAGGTCAAGGACTGCCAATCCAAGGCCAGAGGGATCCCttacaacaagaagaagaagaaaaagcagcaccaCCAACTTCGCCTTAAGGCCACCGCTCCTACTATTGCAAAACTACCTTTCAAGGATTTCACTTCTTGAATCTTCTCAATACCATCTTCCATGGTAAATtactcttttatcttttatcaatACCTCTTCTTAATTGCTGCCTTATCATAagtccaaacaaaaaaaaaagttattaaatcagttatttttaatatatatttaaaataattaaataattagtttttttagtgttgataatattttttgtattataatcTAACTATATCATGCAATTATCTTCAACTTCATTCAACCCTTTAAATGTTTGAATCTGAGATTCaatatcaattttaatttattatatgctgctaaaaaattaatttaacatgtaagactagaacattcctcatgatctataattaaaaaataataaaataaaattgcttAAAATATCCACGGGATAATTGattttatagttttatataCAGTTGTCAACTTTAATCTCTATTCCTATTGTTATGGGGTTTTATTAACAGAACACTTGTTGATATTATTAAGATAACAAATTcattaagttattttatttggtaTTATTATCTAACAAATTAgggtttaaaataatatatttatcaaGTGTCTAATTCAGtacaaaatattaatgattCTGTTCCTTGATCCATATTTATTGAGCTTCAAAAGAATATAACTCTGGATTATTATAACATATCTTCTTTCTAATCCTCAATTTTCTTTGACATTAATGTAGCatccatcaaaatttttttatcaatgagGGTCACAAAGAGAGAGGCAATAAAAGATTACCCATTAGTATAGAATTATTAAAAACCATTTGTTCAGTTTAATTTGTTACCACTTTAAGTATAcaacaaaaccctagaaacaagatgaaaaccctaatttgcattgttgattagatttttgttttggtcagaaacaaaaatatttgtttttaacTTTTACTAACCAAAGGTAAAATGGAATACTCATGATTGGATTATAAATTAATAGTGTGtgtctctctcttctttctctctcttatcATTTCAAAATACTATTTGGTGCAGTTtcctaattaattaaatactCCCTCAGATGTTTACTTTATTGTAATATAGGGGCCTTTTCTGATCTTCTGAGATTTTTTGTGCTCCCCATGTCTGTGTCCTATGTGATGAGTTTATTGCTTGCTCTTTATATATGTCATACGTGCATGTGATTACATCAACAAACAACAATATGACCTAGAAAGTActcatatttatatatttggtaatatatatatatttatagagAGAGAGGGGGGTTTTGTATAAAGCAAATTTAtttgtattatatatttattcattTGTTGCCATTATATTGTTGGATGCTAAAAATTGCGTCTTTCTTTGTTGTCTTTGGCATGCCCTTTTAATTTGTCTTGTGACCTTTTCAATCATAGTGTTTTTATACTGAGGTAGCCTAATAGAGAAGATGCTGAGGGCCACTTCAATTTATCTAACTTATGGACATGTATAAATTTTGGTTTGTTAAGATGACCATTACAtactaagaaatttttttaaacttctaaaataataaatgcgttggtatcataattttttatgctttgtataaaaaattactcttttgtttaataattttaatcattttttttaaattaacacaTTTAATAATGTTCAATGAAAAATGtacttattttaattaaaatgttCATTGTTTTCTGatcttttaaaattgaaatattgaaATGCACATGATGTCAAAGACAAAGAATTATAGTGTAATAAACTCATTATTATATACCTTTATCCACATTTTCTTGTATCACATAATGtttagaaagataaaataaaatcacattttaattaatataaaattttaatgtcaacaagtttaattttaagaacTATATATGATATCATGATTAATGAACTCTGATCTAAATGATTTATTTTAGTATTGAAAGTTTTCTCTTCTTAAATCGATTTAACATTCTGTTtttcagaaaaacaaaatatatatttacactTAAACTTGATATCATAATTGAgctttttaaatactaaatctACCTAGCTAATTAATATAGTAGGTTAAAGCTTTTGAGAAAGTGAGACCTTCACGTCTTCAAGTCTCTATATCTACTCCTCTCCCAACTTCTATTCTAtatatctcaattttttttattatattgagttAATAATGTGTAAGAAAGTATTTCCTTCTATCATAAGAATACAAGtttttaaaatgaaagaaaccTATGTACTTATTTGGATGCGATTAAGTtcatagaaaaagatttttttaataatttttttattttttaatatatttgataaatttttagtagtaaaattaaaaatattaaaaaaatataaaaaatattttttgagaagttataatttatatttttttaaaaaaatattttttacgtaataaataaacaaaaaatacttttatattattgcATCTAAACATagttaatagataaaaaaaatctttttgcaTGAAATATTCAAACACAAAATTACTTTCactttttaaaagatcttttaaaagaaagtttaattactctgttagtccttataattttaccaaatttttagttagatccttatactttttttttttgaattgggTTTCTATTGTAATTAGGTCATTTTcatgtcaaaaatattaaaattaacaaaatatttttcttaaaatatatgtTGTTAAACATCTAGTTAGGTTCTTAATTGTGGATACCTTTAATTTGTAGataaatattcaattaattttaacacTTTTTATGCTAAGgaaaacttaattataaaattaaaaatagtgtaTGCatctgattaaaaaaaataaagatctaattaaaattttaataaaaccttaaagattaataaaataattaaaccacaaaataactcaaaaaaaatatttttttagaatcccaccaaacaaactataacatgttattatgaattttggcTATAGTGAATTGAGACGAGCAAACTTCATCTATAATGCTAAAGATATAAAATCTTAGGATTTTCATATCATgaagttagttttttttttttttccaaaaataggAAACTGAAATCCGCAACCTCTTATGTGAGTATGGAGAGATTATACCATTTGAGCTATTACTCATTGGCATCATGAagttagttaataaaaaatatttaagttaaTAAGATAAAGCACGTGAATGATTGTCTTCAACAATAGTTTAATTCCAATATAATCATAAAATCTAACTCACCTCAAATACTCAAATACACAAATACTTTGGCCCAAGTTTTTCTTGGTCACCTAAATCTGTCTATTGAATTACAATCTATTCTTGCTGATATATATCAgatttttatgtattaataGCTCTTTCTTTAAGTGTTTTGTGTTTAATTTAAAGGCGTGTATATATATTAACCCTTTAGAATTATACTGTTGTGAACAAGTTATGGATCTCAGGTTATTTATgcaaaaatagtaaataatggCCAATGTCATATTAGGATGACTTTGAATATTAGCTAGACCAACCAAGATGATTGTTTTGAAGGATAATTTTTCGaggaaaaattaatttcagtttTTAGCATAGAAAAGTtgtcattttctataaatatGAAAAGATTGAGTTTAATTGTACATGATGCAGCCAATATTTCTACAgtcattttcaattaatttaatttgtgttaAATCTTTTAGAAAGAGCATTGCACCAAATTATCTTAGTTGGAAGGGTTATTGCAAGTAATTAAGCAGTTACTTGAATATTTTTGCATACAGGGCTACAAGGACAAATTGTTGGATAGGACCTGACAATTTGATAAAGAGCATCATCACCATATATGCCACTTACTAGTTTGGAATATAAGAGTAATAATCTTGTTTTACCAGTTTAATCCcagtaaattaattaaaacttgCATGCATGTTGGCTAGATCATATATATGATGTACAATCTTGCATTGCAAATTTGCAATGCAATTTATTATGTATAATTCTcccaaaaaaacataaataatggTTGCCTAGCTATATGCCTAGTGGGCTTTACTGTTCTATGTATGTGCCTTATGTATATTTTAGTGATAGTTCCtagtttaatttaattcctGCTATCTGTTTAATTAAAACATCAGCGTTCAGCTTTCTTTACTTTCGTACCATCTTAATTCATGATATACCTTTTTCTTAACGTTTTATATTAAGCTTCCAATTTTTTACAAGTAAGTGCATGCTAATAATAAGGGATTTTGTAAAGGCCAAAGCTAGGATACAATATATTGAGAATTATTAAGGTttagtttggtaaaatttttattttttaaaagtagtttataaaagtaaatctttaaaagataattttttaaaaattgtaatattgtttgataaattaaattaaaaataattttttttattataagaaaGTCGTCGGATACCATCTGATTTATCGatgaatttattaaaaaaatttactaataatCTGTTTATCGTCGAATTTAGTGACGGAATAAATTCAACGGTATAAATTTTGTCggtaattatttattaatggaTTTTTTATTATGTCGCTAATTACTGACGGATTTAGTGGTGgatataaacttttaattagtgaaattttaaagtttgttaCCGTTAGAATTTTTTCGATAAATCCAAcgatttaaatttaataatttctaaatttataaaattcaattaaacagaaaaattaaatttgaaatccagcaaactttcaattataaaaattgaaccaaaattaaatttgaaatcaaaagaACAATACTGATGAACATTAgagattaaattatattaatgtatTATATTACATAAAGAATCAATCGTACCAAGCTATTTATGATATTAAGACTAAACAACTTCTAAAACTAATCTATAGCACAGTCTATTACTGCTATATTTGTAAATTGTATACACTTTATAAGCTTGAGACAAAAATATGAAATCCATATGAGATTGAAACTACAGCACAATGTCTTCCAATCTCGAATTAATTGTACATAGACTGTATGGGACGATGGGTCACggatttaaaactttttttagaGACAAAATCAGAACGAGAATGATAAAATTATGAGCAACATACACTCTTAGACATGTTATCATATTGTTTCTCTTCAATGTTAGGATGTCCAAAATTCAAATAATCAATTATATGAatataaagatataaaataaaaattaaaaataaaattaaaatttttaaatttataatcagACATGAAATTATAATAGATTAGAAAtttgaagaaataataaaagggatacttATATAACATACATGATACATGCTTGTTACATCGACCTAGAGAAACTTACTTTATATGTTAATCAAACTAAACAGACCTAATGTAATCTATAACAAAGTAGAGGCTTTAACAAGAGTAATTACGGTAATAACATGTATGTATGAAAATATGAACcatattaaacaataaaaaagatatttgcACTCTATCAATCCCATTAAAAAAACAAGGGAAGATCTAAAGCCCTAAAAATCCCCCAATCACCCAACAAACAATAACTAATGTATTATTATCCTATTAATTACTCTAAGAATACTCAAATAATAAGAGGAATAAACACGacataaaataaatcaatcagaataaaaacaataacaaatGTATCCtcatccaatttaatttattaagtaaAAGAGGCAAGCAGCAacagtatatatatgtatatgtatatcaaacaattaaacaaaaaaataaacaaactctAAAttccaaacaaaaaattaagcaATAATTGCACAAATAATTAAACAAGTAGACATACAAATTCAGAAgattaacaattttaaaaaaatttcaaacaacaTACAAATCCTAATCCCCAAAcgttaaaaaaatcaaaacaaactaAATAGAGAAAGGAATTTAGTACAGAAGGTGGCGACgaaagaaggaagaaatgaCGAGGTGGCGATGATGAAGCTGCGGGAGGAGGCCGTGACGAAGATGAACGAGTGTGGAGCAGGAGGCGCTAACGCTATTGAACGAGTGCAGTGCAGGACGCAGCAACGTTGAGGCGCGACAACGACCAGCGATGAGAGCGAGTGGGGTGGCGGTGACTGACGAAACGATAGCAAATGGTGATGATTGGGGGCTGACAGCGAGAGAGGAAGAGAAATGGGGGAGAAGTGAGGTTGATGAtgttgcaaaaatggaagggaAGGGTACCCAAATTCGAATTTATGGTCAATTTTATCGGCAGATTTACCGTGAAAAATATATGTCGATAACGCATAGCCTGTGACTAAAATGGcacgtttcatttaatttcGTTACTGTCTGATTTTTTTGCTCCCCTAAATCCGATGGTAACGATCGcagcaatttttctttttttttccctctaaTTATTAGCAGCGAATTTATCATCGGAAAATTGAATCCGACGATAACTTGTATATCCAACGAATTTATTGTCAAGTCTGCCGGTAAATTCACCAGTAAATTAGCCGATAAACCCGCCGCTAACATCTGACGCAAAatccattttcttgtagtgtttaaTAAAGACAAATAACAACAAATGCTTTTGgcaaaatagtttttaaaatttaaaaatactataatagacatTAATGTATGAGGTtgtattagattttttaattttgataagcaCGAACCAACTTTAAAAAGCTCTTCTTAGGTATTTTCAAAAGTACCACTAATATTTAAAAGCTACAAGTATAAGCACATgaacttttttatttaccaaacgTAAAACGATGTGCTTGTGCTTTTGAAAAGCACAACCATATTTTCGAAAAGTTTAATCAAACAAAGTCTAATTATACTTTCAGTCCTGCTATACGTCCAAGTTTTTTTGATAACAATGTCCAATTAAATTGACccaaa
The genomic region above belongs to Arachis duranensis cultivar V14167 chromosome 3, aradu.V14167.gnm2.J7QH, whole genome shotgun sequence and contains:
- the LOC107482241 gene encoding protein LIGHT-DEPENDENT SHORT HYPOCOTYLS 10-like, giving the protein MQEGTHAMCCQKRGEVISMMCSTKHCTFVISNNHYIHTVAMSSTEQPQPQPLSRYESQKRRDWNTFGQYLKNQSPPVSLSHCNYNHVLDFLRYLDQFGKTKVHLHACIFFGHPSPPAPCACPLRQAWGSLDALIGRLRAAYEEHGGSPDTNPFGGGAIRLYLREVKDCQSKARGIPYNKKKKKKQHHQLRLKATAPTIAKLPFKDFTS